From a single Desulfobacterales bacterium genomic region:
- a CDS encoding DUF456 domain-containing protein: protein MLFIIIGLLLAIVGMIGCILPVIPGPILSFCALILLSWIKNWQIFSQTFLMVMGAVTIFLIVLDYIAPALGAKKYGATKRGIWGSAIGMIIGIFFIPPWGMIVGAFAGALLGELSSGQSGRKALRAGWGILIGSVLGVGLKLAFTAVVLFYYIKEMF from the coding sequence GTGCTTTTCATCATCATCGGATTGTTATTGGCCATTGTCGGCATGATCGGCTGTATCTTACCGGTTATTCCTGGACCGATTTTAAGTTTCTGTGCGCTGATACTGTTATCCTGGATAAAAAACTGGCAAATTTTCAGCCAGACTTTTCTGATGGTCATGGGTGCTGTTACTATTTTTTTAATTGTGTTGGATTATATTGCCCCAGCGCTAGGCGCCAAAAAATATGGCGCTACGAAACGCGGTATTTGGGGATCGGCCATCGGCATGATTATTGGTATTTTTTTTATACCCCCCTGGGGCATGATCGTGGGCGCTTTTGCGGGTGCTCTGCTCGGAGAGCTATCATCCGGACAATCCGGTCGTAAGGCGCTCCGCGCTGGTTGGGGCATATTGATCGGTAGTGTGCTGGGTGTAGGGCTCAAACTGGCCTTTACTGCCGTGGTCCTCTTTTACTATATTAAAGAGATGTTTTAG
- a CDS encoding cold shock domain-containing protein — protein MPNGVVKWFSNRKGYGFIEQEEGEDIFVHHSAINMSGFRTLSEGDKVSFEIEVGERGPAAKNVEKQP, from the coding sequence TTGCCAAACGGAGTTGTCAAATGGTTTAGTAACAGAAAAGGATATGGCTTTATCGAGCAAGAAGAAGGTGAAGATATATTTGTCCACCATTCTGCAATCAACATGTCTGGGTTTCGCACACTCTCTGAGGGCGACAAGGTCTCATTTGAAATTGAAGTGGGTGAACGCGGACCGGCTGCCAAGAATGTAGAAAAACAACCATAA
- a CDS encoding PocR ligand-binding domain-containing protein — protein MQLTDLAPLERWVELEKNIHQKSGLDVNVFDIKGYRISEFKKWANQLCPAIKATDKGQSFICAPAHMNIATLAMRSKSPVIEECDAGMLKLVVPIFADKEFVGAVGACGVLLDDGEVDDFLVNKMTDISEDQINTLSTGIPSITTKKAEGLGQYIVNQINEIVGVAKQNLQ, from the coding sequence ATGCAACTAACCGATCTGGCACCTCTCGAACGATGGGTTGAACTGGAAAAGAATATTCACCAAAAGTCCGGTTTAGATGTTAATGTATTTGACATCAAAGGCTACCGCATCTCTGAATTTAAAAAATGGGCCAATCAATTGTGTCCTGCGATCAAAGCAACCGATAAAGGTCAAAGTTTTATCTGTGCCCCGGCGCATATGAATATCGCCACCTTGGCCATGCGATCAAAAAGCCCCGTTATCGAAGAATGTGATGCGGGCATGCTTAAGTTGGTTGTGCCCATTTTTGCAGACAAGGAATTTGTCGGTGCCGTCGGCGCATGTGGCGTTCTCCTCGACGATGGAGAAGTCGACGATTTTTTGGTCAATAAAATGACCGATATCAGTGAGGACCAAATAAATACTTTATCCACGGGCATACCCAGTATAACGACTAAAAAAGCAGAAGGACTCGGCCAATACATCGTAAATCAAATTAATGAAATCGTCGGCGTCGCAAAACAAAACCTGCAATAA